Proteins encoded together in one Variovorax paradoxus window:
- a CDS encoding TauD/TfdA dioxygenase family protein, which translates to MSDSAPPSSIDTSFGDLRIRRVAGHIGGEVQNLKLSASLSQEEIEHVNAALVKHKVLFFRGQDHLDDAEHQAFGARFGRTVAHPTVPSPTGTKLFELDASKGGGRADSWHTDVTFVDAFPKISILRGVKIPAYGGDTVWANTAVAYERLPAHLKQLADQLWAVHSNDYDYGADRVQVEEERLRHHRNVFVSAVYEAEHPVVHVHPVSGERALLLGHFVKKLVGLSSTESARIFELLQNRVVRLENTVRWSWRQNDVAIWDNRATQHFAINDYGNQPRLVRRVTVHGEAAVAIDGQRSRTRSRPEATNDARIDEVISASA; encoded by the coding sequence ATGAGCGACAGCGCGCCCCCTTCTTCCATCGACACGAGCTTTGGCGATCTGCGCATCCGGCGTGTTGCGGGCCACATCGGCGGCGAGGTGCAGAACCTGAAGCTCTCGGCCAGCCTCTCCCAGGAAGAAATCGAGCACGTCAATGCCGCGCTCGTGAAGCACAAGGTGCTGTTCTTCCGCGGCCAAGACCACCTGGACGACGCTGAGCACCAAGCCTTCGGTGCGCGCTTCGGCCGCACCGTGGCGCACCCCACGGTGCCCTCGCCCACGGGCACCAAGCTGTTCGAGCTGGACGCCTCCAAGGGCGGCGGACGCGCCGATTCGTGGCACACCGACGTGACCTTCGTCGATGCCTTTCCCAAGATCTCCATCCTGCGCGGCGTGAAGATCCCGGCCTACGGCGGCGACACCGTGTGGGCCAACACCGCCGTGGCCTACGAGCGCCTTCCGGCTCACCTCAAGCAGCTGGCCGACCAGCTCTGGGCTGTGCACAGCAACGACTACGACTACGGCGCCGACCGCGTGCAGGTGGAAGAAGAGCGCCTGCGCCACCACCGCAATGTGTTCGTCTCGGCGGTGTATGAAGCCGAGCACCCGGTGGTGCATGTGCACCCCGTGTCTGGCGAGCGCGCTCTGCTGCTCGGGCATTTCGTGAAAAAGCTGGTTGGACTTTCGAGCACCGAATCGGCGCGCATCTTCGAGCTGCTGCAGAACCGCGTGGTCCGCCTGGAGAACACGGTGCGCTGGAGCTGGCGGCAAAACGATGTGGCAATCTGGGACAACCGCGCCACGCAGCACTTTGCAATCAACGACTACGGCAACCAGCCGCGCCTGGTGCGGCGCGTGACGGTGCACGGCGAAGCCGCAGTGGCCATCGACGGCCAGCGCAGCCGCACGCGCAGCCGGCCCGAGGCCACGAACGATGCGCGCATCGACGAAGTCATTTCCGCCTCCGCCTGA
- a CDS encoding carbohydrate ABC transporter permease — MASVLLAPGWRAEQRRAFLLGLSPSLAVLLVITLVPAAALLVASFTPLSLTDPAATFRFDDPLVNYRQLLQDNRFLGSIAVQFKLSASSVALQLLVGLGLALLLNGKSRVLEGARTLFLIPMVLPPIVVALIWKIMYTPDVSPVHRALEHLGSPVRSLIANPETALWAISLADTWQWFPFTMLMVLASLQMIPDDPLEAARLEGANRWQLFRYIVFPYIRPVLVVCGLFRLIDSFKAFPLIYVLTNGGPGNVTEVTNYYGFIQAFNFSYWGYASAIATVMLVGVFVLSWLVGKLGWSDHEQR; from the coding sequence ATGGCCTCCGTGCTTCTTGCGCCGGGCTGGCGGGCCGAACAGCGGCGCGCCTTCCTGCTCGGGTTGTCGCCTTCGCTGGCGGTGCTGCTGGTCATCACGCTGGTGCCGGCCGCTGCGCTGCTGGTGGCAAGCTTCACGCCGCTCAGCCTGACCGACCCAGCCGCGACCTTCCGCTTCGACGATCCGCTGGTCAACTACCGGCAGCTGCTTCAAGACAACCGCTTTCTCGGCTCCATCGCGGTGCAGTTCAAGCTGTCGGCCTCCAGCGTGGCGCTGCAACTGCTGGTCGGGCTCGGGCTCGCGCTGCTCTTGAACGGAAAGTCGCGCGTGCTCGAGGGCGCGCGCACGCTCTTTCTTATTCCGATGGTGCTGCCGCCTATCGTCGTCGCGCTGATCTGGAAGATCATGTACACGCCCGACGTGAGCCCGGTTCACCGCGCCCTGGAGCACTTGGGCTCGCCGGTGCGTTCGCTCATTGCCAACCCCGAGACTGCGCTGTGGGCCATCTCGCTGGCCGACACCTGGCAATGGTTTCCGTTCACCATGCTGATGGTGCTCGCCTCGCTGCAGATGATTCCGGACGACCCGCTGGAGGCCGCGCGGCTCGAAGGCGCCAACCGCTGGCAGCTGTTCCGCTACATCGTGTTTCCCTACATCCGGCCGGTGCTGGTGGTGTGCGGCCTCTTCAGGCTCATCGACAGCTTCAAGGCTTTTCCGCTCATCTACGTGCTGACCAACGGAGGGCCGGGCAACGTGACCGAGGTCACCAACTACTACGGCTTCATCCAGGCTTTCAACTTCTCGTACTGGGGCTACGCCAGCGCCATTGCCACCGTCATGCTGGTGGGTGTGTTCGTGCTGAGCTGGCTGGTAGGCAAACTGGGGTGGAGCGACCATGAACAGCGCTAG
- a CDS encoding carbohydrate ABC transporter permease, protein MNSASRTLGAADLAGAHEEGAGLAGLDSAPRQGPPWWRVHGRSLTVVLLVLLVLSPFLWLVQLAFKPAADIFGDSLLFVPTLEGFASLLQGNFLKSFGNSLLVSTLSTGFSLLIGVPAAYALTRWEFKGRDRIALWILVTRMAPPIAFTIPFFLAYQYLGLQDTVIGLAIVYLTFNLAIVIWLMQTFFEAVPASLEEAAWIDGCGVWQAFWRVALPLTAPGLAATAVMCFIFSWNDFFYALILTRTNAITAPVAIVNFLQYEGWEWTKIAASGTLVMFPVIVFTVLVRKYLVRGLMAGGVKD, encoded by the coding sequence ATGAACAGCGCTAGCCGCACCCTGGGCGCCGCCGACCTGGCCGGCGCGCATGAAGAAGGCGCCGGCCTCGCAGGCCTCGACTCCGCCCCACGGCAGGGCCCGCCTTGGTGGCGGGTGCACGGCCGCTCGCTCACAGTCGTCCTGCTGGTGCTGCTCGTGCTGTCGCCGTTTCTCTGGCTGGTGCAGCTTGCGTTCAAGCCGGCGGCAGACATCTTCGGCGACAGCCTGCTCTTCGTGCCCACGCTGGAGGGCTTCGCAAGCCTGCTGCAGGGCAACTTCCTCAAGTCGTTCGGCAACAGCCTGCTGGTGAGCACGCTCTCCACCGGCTTCTCGCTGCTGATCGGCGTGCCCGCGGCGTATGCGCTCACACGCTGGGAGTTCAAGGGCCGCGACCGCATCGCCCTGTGGATTCTGGTGACGCGCATGGCGCCGCCCATTGCCTTCACCATTCCGTTCTTCCTGGCTTACCAGTACCTCGGCCTGCAGGACACGGTGATCGGCCTTGCCATCGTGTACCTCACCTTCAACCTCGCCATCGTGATCTGGCTCATGCAGACCTTCTTCGAGGCGGTACCCGCATCGCTCGAAGAGGCGGCGTGGATAGACGGCTGCGGCGTGTGGCAGGCGTTCTGGCGGGTGGCGCTGCCGCTCACTGCACCGGGCCTCGCAGCCACCGCGGTGATGTGCTTCATCTTCTCGTGGAACGACTTTTTCTACGCGCTCATCCTCACTCGCACCAACGCCATCACCGCGCCCGTCGCCATCGTCAACTTCCTGCAGTACGAAGGCTGGGAGTGGACCAAGATTGCCGCGAGCGGCACGCTGGTGATGTTTCCGGTGATCGTCTTCACGGTGCTGGTGCGCAAGTACCTGGTGCGCGGCCTTATGGCCGGCGGCGTCAAGGACTGA
- a CDS encoding tripartite tricarboxylate transporter substrate-binding protein: protein MKKLFAFAALALAMGAHAQDFPAGKPVTIVVPFAAGGPTDRVARDLAEALRKPLGGVSVIIDNVPGAGSSIGAAKVARAKPDGYTLLLNHIAMATVPTLVRNLPFKVESDFEYLGIVNDVPMTLISKPSIEAANYKELTAWIAANKGKINIGNAGVGSASHLCGLLYQSATKTDMTPVPYKGTAPAITDLIGGQIDLLCDQTTNTSPQIEAKKVKAYAVTTPKRLTTPLLKDLPTLDESGLKNFQVTIWHGLYAPKGTPAPVLKKLNEAMKAALRDADFIKREEALGAVVATDGRIEPEGHRKFVADEIAKWTPIIKAAGVYAD from the coding sequence ATGAAAAAACTGTTCGCCTTTGCGGCGCTGGCCCTGGCCATGGGCGCGCATGCGCAAGACTTTCCCGCCGGAAAGCCGGTCACCATCGTCGTGCCATTTGCAGCCGGCGGCCCCACCGACCGCGTGGCGCGCGACCTGGCCGAAGCGCTGCGCAAGCCCTTGGGCGGTGTGAGCGTGATCATCGACAACGTGCCCGGTGCCGGCAGTTCCATCGGCGCGGCCAAGGTGGCACGCGCCAAGCCCGACGGCTACACCCTGCTGCTGAACCACATCGCAATGGCCACCGTGCCGACGCTGGTGCGCAACCTGCCGTTCAAGGTTGAGAGCGATTTCGAGTACCTGGGCATCGTCAACGACGTGCCGATGACGCTCATCTCCAAGCCCTCCATCGAGGCCGCCAACTACAAGGAACTGACCGCGTGGATTGCGGCCAACAAGGGCAAGATCAACATCGGCAATGCGGGCGTGGGCTCGGCCTCGCACCTGTGCGGCCTGCTCTACCAAAGCGCCACCAAGACCGACATGACGCCCGTGCCCTACAAGGGCACCGCACCGGCCATCACCGACCTGATCGGCGGGCAGATCGATCTGTTGTGCGATCAGACCACCAACACTTCGCCGCAGATCGAGGCGAAGAAGGTCAAGGCCTACGCGGTCACCACGCCCAAGCGGCTGACAACGCCGCTGCTGAAAGACCTGCCCACGCTGGACGAGTCGGGCCTGAAGAACTTCCAGGTCACCATCTGGCACGGCCTGTATGCCCCCAAGGGCACGCCGGCACCGGTGCTGAAAAAGCTCAACGAGGCCATGAAGGCCGCATTGCGCGATGCGGACTTCATCAAGCGCGAAGAAGCGCTGGGCGCGGTGGTGGCCACCGACGGGCGCATCGAGCCCGAGGGCCACAGGAAGTTCGTGGCGGACGAAATCGCCAAGTGGACGCCCATCATCAAGGCGGCCGGCGTGTACGCAGACTGA
- a CDS encoding ABC transporter substrate-binding protein yields MTHPTPFGLHRRSLLKTSAALGAASLLPGLPGLAAAQGGAKKFAGVTLNVSTFSATYPKLLQQWLPEFEALTGAKVNFDAPSFPVYNQRVDLELSTRGSAYDVVNVTFIYSSRWINSGWLTPLDDYIRNPNLTSADWDLNDFLPGARAPETGKDGKLYGIPWTAEALLTASSRFDLLEKAGLAFPDTTDDLVKVLRAVHKKERVAGFVADNHYGWTFVPYLHAFGGDVFRKAPDDLFPTLDTPEAIAAGEYYANLLREFGPDGAITYQPDQVTQALKLGRVNFTDAGQLHLAQLGDPATSKTLKTVRFGQVPKGPAGRFPGTAVHGLGIPAGSKNKEAAWAFIQWALSKQTTRKAVAAGYGSPARRSDIDSAEFRQKQVINGSDLAKLSLDAIELASKTGHMKYRTVSVYPQIDQQLNKAIELIASGQLSAKQAFQQAQANSIAELKRAGQKL; encoded by the coding sequence ATGACGCACCCTACCCCCTTCGGCCTGCACCGGCGCAGCCTGCTCAAGACCTCGGCCGCGCTCGGCGCCGCATCGCTTCTTCCCGGCCTCCCGGGCCTTGCCGCCGCGCAGGGCGGCGCTAAAAAGTTTGCCGGCGTCACCCTGAACGTATCGACCTTCAGCGCCACCTACCCCAAGCTGCTGCAGCAGTGGCTGCCCGAGTTCGAGGCGCTCACGGGTGCCAAGGTGAACTTCGACGCACCCTCTTTCCCGGTCTACAACCAGCGTGTCGACCTCGAGCTTTCCACGCGCGGCTCGGCCTACGACGTGGTCAACGTCACCTTCATCTACTCGAGCCGCTGGATCAACTCCGGCTGGCTTACGCCGCTGGACGACTACATCCGCAACCCCAACCTCACCAGCGCCGATTGGGACCTGAACGACTTCCTGCCCGGCGCGCGTGCGCCCGAAACGGGCAAGGACGGCAAGCTCTACGGCATTCCCTGGACTGCCGAGGCGCTGCTCACCGCATCGTCGCGCTTCGACCTGCTGGAGAAAGCGGGCCTCGCCTTTCCCGACACCACCGACGACCTGGTGAAGGTGCTGCGCGCCGTCCACAAGAAAGAGCGCGTGGCCGGCTTCGTGGCCGACAACCACTACGGCTGGACCTTCGTGCCCTACCTGCACGCGTTTGGCGGCGATGTGTTCCGCAAGGCGCCCGACGACCTGTTTCCGACGCTCGACACGCCCGAGGCAATAGCCGCCGGCGAGTACTACGCCAACCTGCTGCGCGAGTTCGGGCCCGACGGCGCCATCACCTACCAGCCCGACCAGGTCACGCAGGCGCTGAAGCTGGGCCGGGTCAACTTCACCGACGCCGGGCAACTGCACCTGGCGCAATTGGGCGACCCGGCGACCAGCAAGACATTGAAGACTGTCAGGTTCGGGCAGGTTCCAAAGGGCCCTGCAGGCCGCTTTCCGGGCACCGCCGTGCACGGGCTCGGCATTCCGGCGGGCTCGAAGAACAAGGAGGCCGCATGGGCCTTCATCCAGTGGGCGCTCAGCAAGCAGACCACGCGCAAGGCGGTGGCCGCGGGCTACGGTTCGCCGGCACGGCGCTCCGACATCGACTCCGCCGAGTTCCGCCAGAAGCAAGTCATCAACGGCAGCGACCTGGCCAAGCTCTCGCTCGACGCCATCGAGCTGGCATCGAAGACCGGGCACATGAAGTACCGCACGGTGTCGGTGTACCCGCAGATTGATCAGCAGCTCAACAAGGCCATCGAGCTGATCGCAAGCGGCCAGCTTTCGGCGAAGCAGGCGTTCCAGCAGGCGCAGGCCAACTCCATCGCCGAACTGAAACGCGCCGGCCAAAAGCTGTGA
- a CDS encoding dodecin, translated as MSNHVYKSLELTGSSPVSIEDAVQTAIAKAHQTVRNIQWFTVTETRGHVVDGKIAHWQVTVKIGFTLE; from the coding sequence ATGTCGAATCACGTTTACAAGTCGCTGGAGCTCACGGGCTCGTCGCCCGTCAGCATCGAAGACGCGGTGCAAACGGCCATCGCCAAGGCACACCAGACGGTCCGCAATATCCAGTGGTTCACCGTGACCGAAACGCGCGGCCATGTGGTGGACGGCAAGATTGCGCACTGGCAGGTCACTGTGAAGATCGGCTTCACGCTGGAGTAG
- a CDS encoding TerC family protein: MLELLTDPQVWIAFATLTALELVLGIDNIIFISILVDKLPPEKREFARRVGLFMAMFMRIGLLLVLAWIVGLVNPIFTVLEKGISGRDLILILGGLFLIWKSTSEVHQSLEGGHEQKSSAVKATFAAVILQIMVIDLVFSLDSIITAVGMVDDVRVMIAAVIVSVFLMMLFAGPIGRFVSNHPTIKMLALAFLVVVGVVLVAEGFGHHVPKGYVYFAMAFSLAVEMLNIRLRKKAAKAVELRPPHMPGD, translated from the coding sequence ATGCTTGAACTCCTGACGGATCCCCAGGTCTGGATTGCCTTTGCCACCCTGACTGCGCTCGAGCTTGTGCTGGGCATCGACAACATCATCTTCATCTCGATATTGGTCGACAAGTTGCCGCCCGAAAAGCGCGAGTTCGCACGGCGGGTGGGGCTGTTCATGGCCATGTTCATGCGCATTGGGCTGCTGCTGGTGCTGGCGTGGATCGTGGGGCTGGTGAACCCGATCTTCACGGTGCTCGAAAAGGGCATTTCGGGCCGCGACCTGATCCTGATCCTGGGCGGCCTGTTCCTTATATGGAAGAGCACGAGCGAGGTTCACCAATCGCTGGAGGGCGGGCACGAGCAGAAGTCGAGCGCCGTCAAGGCCACCTTTGCGGCGGTCATCCTGCAGATCATGGTCATCGACCTGGTGTTTTCGCTCGATTCGATCATCACCGCCGTGGGCATGGTGGACGACGTGCGGGTAATGATTGCCGCGGTGATCGTGTCCGTGTTCCTGATGATGCTGTTCGCAGGCCCGATCGGGCGCTTCGTGTCGAACCACCCCACCATCAAGATGCTGGCGCTGGCCTTCCTGGTGGTGGTGGGCGTGGTGCTTGTTGCCGAGGGCTTCGGCCACCACGTGCCCAAGGGCTACGTGTACTTTGCAATGGCCTTCTCGCTGGCCGTGGAAATGCTCAACATCCGGCTGCGCAAGAAGGCGGCCAAGGCGGTGGAGCTGCGTCCGCCCCACATGCCGGGCGACTGA
- a CDS encoding ABC transporter ATP-binding protein — MASITIRKLFKQFGATQVIRGIDIDIRDGEFVALVGPSGCGKSTLLRAIAGLEAADSGDILLGDRRINDTAPRDRDVAMVFQNYALYPHMTVAQNLGFGLQIKGVAKDQIARRVQRAADTLGLGELLQRHPRQLSGGQRQRVAMGRAIVRQPQAFLFDEPLSNLDAKLRVQMRTEIKALHQRLGTTTVYVTHDQVEAMTMADRIVVLKEGRVEQVGEPLALYDRPRNAFVAGFIGSPAMNFIPGRLQLDGAPHVLTDDGLRLPLANASSGTHGDRVLYGTRPENFTIDAGQGLPADVVVVEPTGSETQVALRLGGHPVMAAFRDRIDARPGERLPLWPVAAKAHLFDAAGGQRLN, encoded by the coding sequence ATGGCTTCCATCACCATTCGCAAGCTCTTCAAGCAGTTCGGCGCCACGCAGGTGATCCGCGGCATCGACATCGATATTCGCGACGGCGAGTTCGTGGCGCTGGTGGGGCCTTCAGGCTGCGGCAAGTCGACGCTGCTGCGCGCGATTGCCGGGCTGGAAGCCGCCGATTCCGGCGACATTCTTCTGGGCGACCGGCGCATCAACGACACCGCACCGCGCGACCGCGACGTGGCGATGGTGTTCCAGAACTATGCCCTCTACCCGCACATGACGGTGGCGCAGAACCTGGGCTTCGGCCTGCAGATCAAGGGTGTTGCCAAGGACCAGATCGCGCGGCGCGTGCAGCGGGCGGCCGACACTCTGGGCCTGGGCGAGCTGCTGCAGCGGCACCCGCGCCAGCTCTCGGGCGGCCAGCGGCAGCGCGTGGCCATGGGCCGGGCCATCGTGCGGCAGCCGCAGGCCTTCCTGTTCGACGAGCCGCTGTCGAACCTGGACGCCAAGCTGCGCGTGCAGATGCGCACCGAGATCAAGGCACTGCACCAGCGGCTGGGCACCACCACGGTGTACGTGACGCACGACCAAGTCGAGGCCATGACCATGGCCGACCGCATCGTGGTGCTGAAGGAAGGACGCGTCGAACAGGTCGGCGAGCCGCTCGCCTTGTACGACCGTCCGCGCAACGCATTCGTGGCCGGCTTCATCGGCTCACCCGCAATGAACTTCATTCCCGGCCGGTTGCAGCTCGACGGCGCGCCGCATGTACTGACGGACGACGGACTGCGGCTGCCGCTGGCCAACGCATCGAGCGGCACGCATGGCGACCGCGTGCTCTACGGCACGCGGCCCGAGAACTTCACCATCGACGCCGGCCAGGGCTTGCCGGCCGACGTGGTGGTGGTCGAGCCGACGGGCTCCGAAACGCAGGTGGCATTGCGCCTGGGCGGCCACCCGGTGATGGCCGCGTTCCGCGACCGCATCGATGCCCGCCCCGGCGAACGCCTGCCGCTGTGGCCCGTGGCGGCAAAGGCGCATCTTTTCGATGCGGCGGGCGGACAGCGGCTCAACTGA